Proteins from one Deltaproteobacteria bacterium genomic window:
- a CDS encoding CTP synthase — protein MGRKKKKFVFVTGGVVSSLGKGLAGASLGALLENRGLKVAHAKLDPYLNVDPGTMSPFQHGEVYVTDDGAETDLDLGHYERFTEARLSQRSNTTSGRIYESVIRKERAGEYLGKTVQVIPHVTDEIKLAIHQAIDDEDILICEIGGTVGDIESLPFLEAIRQFRYEVGEDNVLYIHLTLVPYIKAAGELKTKPTQHSVQKLREIGIQPDILLCRVEGELDQDLRRKIALFTNVSPESVFASQDVESIYELPLALKKEGLDDRIAELLNIWSRAPRLERWETIVDKIKHPKGEVEIGVVGKYVELIESYKSLNEALTHGGIASDVRVNLRYVEAEAIEVEGAAAILQGVDGVLVPGGFGKRGTEGKITAVQWARENKIPFFGICLGLQMAVIEYARNVVALEGAHSVEFEEACAHPVVSLMEAQKEITDKGGTMRLGAYPCALKQGSRARAIYGGKELISERHRHRFEVNNDYRTQLEEAGMVFSGLNPDLDLVEMVELPDHPYFVACQFHPEFKSKPFLPHPLFSAFVGAARDTQEARQGESGPTLVHG, from the coding sequence ATGGGACGTAAAAAGAAGAAGTTCGTCTTCGTGACCGGCGGCGTGGTGTCGTCCCTGGGCAAGGGCCTGGCCGGCGCCTCCCTCGGGGCGCTCCTCGAGAACCGGGGCCTGAAGGTGGCCCACGCCAAGCTCGACCCCTACCTGAACGTGGACCCGGGCACGATGAGCCCCTTCCAGCACGGCGAGGTCTACGTCACCGACGACGGCGCCGAGACCGATCTCGATCTCGGGCACTACGAGCGCTTCACCGAGGCCCGGCTCTCCCAGCGCTCGAACACCACCAGCGGCCGCATCTACGAGAGCGTGATCCGCAAGGAGCGCGCCGGCGAGTACCTCGGCAAGACCGTCCAGGTGATCCCCCACGTCACCGACGAGATCAAGCTGGCCATCCACCAGGCCATCGACGACGAGGACATCCTCATCTGCGAGATCGGCGGCACCGTGGGCGACATCGAGTCGCTGCCCTTCCTCGAGGCCATCCGGCAGTTCCGCTACGAGGTCGGAGAGGACAACGTCCTCTACATCCACCTCACCCTGGTGCCCTACATCAAGGCCGCCGGCGAGCTGAAGACCAAGCCGACCCAGCACAGCGTGCAGAAGCTCCGGGAGATCGGCATCCAGCCGGACATCCTGCTCTGCCGGGTGGAGGGCGAGCTCGATCAGGACCTGCGAAGGAAGATCGCCCTCTTCACCAACGTGAGCCCCGAGAGCGTCTTCGCCTCCCAGGACGTGGAGAGCATCTACGAGCTGCCCCTGGCCCTGAAGAAGGAGGGCCTCGACGACCGCATCGCCGAGCTGCTCAACATCTGGAGCCGGGCCCCGCGCCTCGAGCGCTGGGAGACCATCGTCGACAAGATCAAGCACCCCAAGGGGGAGGTCGAGATCGGCGTGGTCGGCAAGTACGTCGAGCTGATCGAGAGCTACAAGTCGCTCAACGAGGCCCTCACCCACGGCGGCATCGCCTCCGACGTCCGGGTGAACCTGCGCTACGTCGAGGCCGAGGCGATCGAGGTCGAGGGCGCCGCCGCCATCCTCCAGGGCGTCGACGGGGTGCTGGTGCCGGGCGGCTTCGGCAAGCGCGGCACCGAGGGCAAGATCACGGCGGTGCAGTGGGCGCGGGAGAACAAGATCCCCTTCTTCGGGATCTGCCTCGGCCTGCAGATGGCGGTCATCGAGTACGCCCGCAACGTGGTGGCGCTCGAGGGCGCCCACAGCGTCGAGTTCGAGGAGGCGTGCGCCCACCCGGTGGTCAGCCTCATGGAGGCCCAGAAGGAGATCACCGACAAGGGCGGCACCATGCGCCTGGGCGCCTACCCCTGCGCGCTGAAGCAGGGCTCCCGGGCCCGCGCCATCTACGGCGGCAAGGAGCTGATCTCCGAGCGGCACCGGCACCGCTTCGAGGTGAACAACGACTACCGGACCCAGCTGGAGGAGGCCGGCATGGTCTTCTCGGGGCTCAACCCGGATCTGGACCTGGTGGAGATGGTCGAGCTCCCCGATCACCCCTACTTCGTGGCCTGCCAGTTCCACCCCGAGTTCAAGTCCAAGCCCTTCCTGCCCCACCCCCTCTTCTCGGCCTTCGTCGGCGCGGCCCGGGACACCCAGGAGGCCCGCCAGGGCGAGAGCGGCCCCACCCTGGTCCACGGATGA
- a CDS encoding PAS domain S-box protein, protein MRPEIAEVRERLLHGLLLLFTVLGSAPFLVGVHMTLRAGELLFTLLYAGLFLSILACTLLRRHIPYTPRGVVVLIAGMGIGAVTLFQMGLAGIGIELVTVFSVFAAILFGLRGGLALVVLSVLAISAAGFAHVSGLVTPPPSALASSLDGLAWLNAGLVFIMLALGMIFSSEILRGRLEVALNTETQKTDALLVANLALREAERATGESERRFRELAELLPESVFETDLQARLTFANQAAFTTFGYEPEDLERGLTALDMLDPGEHPRAMDQIQLALGGEGLELREYLARHKDGTTFPVLIRSAPIVAEGRPVGLRGFIIDISEKKQAEARFHAAQRMEAVGTLAGGIAHDFNNLLMGIQGRASLLERGEGLSEDQRRHLASIEAHVESAAGLTRQLLGLARGGKYETRATDLNALLERTLDLFGRTHKNLELELDLAAAIWSVEVDRTQLEQVFLNLLLNAAQAMPGGGRVSLTTRNLRLEAQQARDLGLGAGPHVEVMLRDTGPGMDEAIRERIFEPFFTTKGPGLGTGLGLASAYGIVNNHGGSIEVESTPGEGSTFRILLPAREGHAPEPGPRSADELPRGDEALLLVDDEQLILSSTTPLLKVLGYEVTCARGGLEAIEIPEQSPGKFALVILDMVMPEVNGAATFERIQRLPDPPRVLLSSGYSSEGAAAELLAKGCAGFLQKPYRVQQLAGKLREILDAKEGA, encoded by the coding sequence GTGCGCCCGGAGATCGCCGAGGTCCGCGAGCGCCTGCTCCACGGACTCCTCCTCCTCTTCACGGTGCTCGGGTCGGCGCCCTTCCTGGTGGGCGTCCACATGACCCTGAGGGCGGGTGAATTGCTCTTCACCCTCCTCTACGCGGGGCTCTTCCTCTCGATCCTGGCCTGCACCCTCCTCCGGCGTCACATCCCCTACACCCCGCGCGGGGTGGTGGTCCTCATCGCGGGCATGGGCATCGGGGCGGTGACCCTCTTCCAGATGGGGCTGGCGGGGATCGGCATCGAACTGGTGACGGTCTTCTCGGTCTTCGCGGCGATCCTCTTCGGCTTGCGGGGCGGGCTCGCCCTGGTCGTCCTCTCCGTGCTCGCCATCTCCGCCGCGGGCTTCGCCCACGTCAGCGGCCTGGTGACCCCCCCGCCCTCGGCCCTCGCGTCCTCGCTCGACGGCCTGGCCTGGCTGAACGCGGGGCTCGTCTTCATCATGCTCGCCCTGGGGATGATCTTCTCCTCGGAGATCTTGCGGGGGCGGCTCGAGGTGGCGCTGAACACCGAGACCCAGAAGACCGACGCCCTGCTGGTGGCCAACCTGGCCCTGCGGGAGGCCGAGCGCGCCACCGGGGAGAGCGAGCGGCGCTTCCGGGAGCTGGCCGAGCTGCTCCCCGAGTCGGTCTTCGAGACCGACCTCCAGGCGAGGCTGACCTTCGCGAACCAGGCGGCCTTCACCACCTTCGGCTACGAGCCCGAGGACCTCGAGCGGGGCCTCACCGCCCTGGACATGCTCGATCCCGGCGAGCACCCGCGGGCGATGGACCAGATCCAGCTGGCGCTGGGGGGCGAGGGCCTCGAGCTGCGGGAGTACCTCGCCCGGCACAAGGACGGCACCACCTTCCCGGTGCTGATCCGCTCGGCCCCCATCGTGGCCGAGGGCCGGCCGGTGGGGCTGCGGGGCTTCATCATCGACATCTCCGAGAAGAAGCAGGCGGAGGCCCGCTTCCACGCCGCCCAACGGATGGAGGCCGTGGGCACCCTCGCCGGCGGCATCGCCCACGACTTCAACAACCTGCTCATGGGGATCCAGGGGCGCGCCTCCCTCCTCGAGCGAGGCGAGGGGCTCTCCGAGGACCAGCGGCGGCACCTCGCTTCCATCGAGGCCCACGTGGAGAGCGCCGCCGGGCTCACTCGCCAGCTCCTCGGGCTGGCGCGGGGAGGGAAGTACGAGACCCGCGCCACCGATCTCAACGCCCTGCTCGAGCGGACCCTCGACCTCTTCGGCCGCACCCACAAGAACCTCGAGCTCGAGCTCGACCTCGCCGCGGCGATCTGGTCGGTGGAGGTGGACCGCACCCAGCTCGAGCAGGTCTTCCTGAACCTGCTCTTGAACGCGGCGCAGGCCATGCCCGGGGGCGGCCGGGTCTCCCTGACCACCCGCAACCTCCGGCTCGAGGCGCAGCAGGCCAGGGACCTGGGGCTCGGCGCCGGACCCCACGTGGAGGTGATGCTCCGGGACACCGGCCCCGGCATGGACGAGGCGATCCGGGAGCGGATCTTCGAGCCCTTCTTCACGACCAAGGGCCCGGGCCTCGGGACGGGGCTGGGCCTCGCCTCGGCCTACGGCATCGTGAACAACCACGGAGGCTCTATCGAGGTGGAGAGCACGCCGGGCGAGGGGAGCACCTTCCGGATCCTGCTCCCGGCCCGGGAGGGGCACGCGCCGGAGCCCGGCCCCCGCTCCGCCGACGAGCTGCCCCGGGGGGACGAGGCCCTGCTGCTGGTGGACGACGAGCAGCTGATCCTCTCCTCCACCACTCCTCTCCTGAAGGTGCTCGGCTACGAGGTGACCTGCGCGAGGGGCGGGCTCGAGGCCATCGAGATCCCCGAGCAGAGCCCCGGGAAGTTCGCGCTGGTCATCCTCGACATGGTCATGCCCGAGGTGAACGGCGCGGCCACCTTCGAGCGCATCCAGCGGCTCCCCGATCCCCCCAGGGTCCTGCTCTCCAGCGGCTACTCGAGCGAGGGGGCGGCCGCCGAGCTGCTGGCGAAGGGCTGCGCCGGCTTCCTGCAGAAGCCCTACCGGGTGCAGCAGCTCGCCGGGAAGCTGCGGGAGATCCTGGACGCGAAGGAGGGAGCGTGA
- the kdsB gene encoding 3-deoxy-manno-octulosonate cytidylyltransferase has protein sequence MQTIVVIPARLDSTRLPEKPLLDLGGRPLIQHVHARATAASRPSRVVVATDSPRILEAVEAFGGEALLTSSDCASGTDRVAEAVRQLEARGERFDAVVNLQGDEPFIEPGAIDAACAALAPEAGGGKAPIATLARALRPGELADPSVVKVVTDAAGLALYFSRAPLGQDRERPGESLARAHLGLYAYLREALIDFSGLAPTPLEQAERLEQLRALEHGRRIAVADTEWMPAGIDTPEDLERARAALARKE, from the coding sequence GTGCAGACGATCGTAGTCATCCCGGCGCGCCTAGATTCGACCCGTCTGCCCGAGAAGCCTCTTCTCGACCTCGGTGGGCGTCCGCTGATCCAGCACGTCCACGCCCGCGCGACGGCCGCCTCCCGGCCCTCCCGGGTGGTGGTCGCCACGGACAGCCCGCGGATCCTCGAGGCGGTCGAGGCCTTCGGCGGCGAGGCGCTGCTCACCTCGAGCGACTGCGCCTCCGGCACCGACCGGGTGGCCGAGGCCGTCCGCCAGCTCGAGGCGCGGGGTGAGCGCTTCGACGCGGTGGTCAACCTCCAGGGCGACGAGCCCTTCATCGAGCCGGGCGCCATCGACGCGGCCTGCGCCGCCCTGGCCCCGGAGGCCGGCGGCGGCAAGGCCCCCATCGCCACCCTCGCCCGCGCCCTGCGGCCGGGAGAGCTCGCGGACCCCTCCGTGGTGAAGGTGGTCACCGACGCCGCGGGCCTCGCCCTCTACTTCTCCCGCGCCCCCCTCGGGCAGGACCGGGAGCGGCCCGGCGAGAGCCTCGCCCGGGCGCACCTCGGCCTCTACGCCTACCTGCGCGAGGCCCTCATCGACTTCTCCGGGCTCGCCCCGACGCCGCTCGAGCAGGCCGAGCGCCTCGAGCAGCTGCGCGCCCTCGAACACGGGCGACGGATCGCCGTCGCCGACACCGAGTGGATGCCCGCGGGCATCGACACCCCCGAAGATCTCGAGCGCGCACGTGCCGCCCTCGCACGCAAGGAGTGA
- a CDS encoding OsmC family protein codes for MRVSFPGGKRVDAHFDGFTIQTDQSVAGGGEASAPEPFATFLASLATCAGIYVLGFCQARELPTEGISLTQTTERDPETKLLSRVKIDIHVPPGFPEQYHTALQRVANKCLVKRTILEPPEFEIATVVDPA; via the coding sequence ATGAGAGTCAGCTTCCCGGGCGGAAAGCGCGTCGATGCCCACTTCGACGGGTTCACCATCCAGACCGACCAGAGCGTGGCCGGCGGCGGGGAGGCGAGCGCCCCCGAGCCCTTCGCCACCTTCCTGGCCTCCCTCGCCACCTGCGCCGGCATCTACGTCCTCGGCTTCTGTCAGGCCCGGGAGCTCCCCACCGAGGGGATCTCCCTGACCCAGACCACCGAGCGAGATCCCGAGACCAAGCTCCTCTCGCGGGTGAAGATCGACATCCACGTCCCGCCGGGCTTCCCGGAGCAGTACCACACCGCCCTCCAGCGGGTGGCCAACAAGTGCCTGGTGAAGCGGACGATCCTCGAGCCCCCCGAGTTCGAGATCGCGACCGTCGTCGATCCGGCTTGA
- a CDS encoding HAD hydrolase family protein encodes MSELSPEVRERAAKIELLVLDVDGVFTDGRLWYGPEGEALKAMDVRDGHGLVMLRECGLKLAVLSGRPQPLLKRRFEELRFTKVVERCIRKTEAIAEMAGELGLELTQVAFIGDDLNDRGALESVGLSCAPADAAPEIRALVHHVCAASGGRGAVREVCEVILKARGQWPPW; translated from the coding sequence GTGAGCGAGCTCTCCCCGGAGGTGCGTGAGCGCGCGGCGAAGATCGAGCTGCTGGTCCTCGACGTGGACGGGGTCTTCACCGACGGCCGCCTCTGGTACGGCCCCGAGGGCGAGGCGCTGAAGGCCATGGACGTGCGCGACGGCCACGGCCTGGTGATGCTGCGGGAGTGCGGTCTGAAACTCGCCGTGCTCTCGGGGCGGCCGCAGCCCCTGCTGAAGAGGCGCTTCGAGGAGCTGCGCTTCACCAAGGTGGTCGAGCGCTGCATCCGGAAGACCGAGGCCATCGCCGAGATGGCCGGCGAGCTCGGGCTCGAGCTCACCCAGGTCGCCTTCATCGGGGACGATCTCAACGATCGGGGCGCCCTCGAGTCGGTGGGCCTCTCCTGCGCTCCGGCCGACGCCGCGCCGGAGATCCGCGCGCTGGTCCACCACGTCTGCGCCGCCAGCGGAGGACGGGGCGCGGTGCGAGAGGTCTGCGAGGTGATCCTGAAGGCCCGCGGGCAGTGGCCGCCCTGGTGA
- a CDS encoding protein kinase has translation MSLPERIGRYTVVRPLASGGMAEVFLARQTGLRGMVKHVAVKRIRPELTTRSEIVDVFLDEIRLTADMAHPNVVSLYDAGEEDGTYFLAMELVEGADLRRLLSRALLERREDDPGGLPLPFVLRVASEAAHGLHYAHTRVGPGGEPLGLVHRDVSPSNLLVGYSGLTKVVDFGVARLLDATGRAQQALRLGKLAYMSPEQSAGEALEPTSDLFSLAVVVWELCTGQALFARDSETEIIDAVTSCQLPAEGFSPGLPPALEALLRRCLQRRPEQRLQSCEAFADALDALAAKIGACTAAEAGRLVARLCPREEPAGEALPAPAPAPDAPVEPTALDVSDRTEIERPLGSTTALRHNLPSVSADFIGRNTDLDRLEAALGGPSAWVTLVGPGGVGKTRLALRHAELQIGAYQAPGAGVWFCDLTEARDTESICRLLATTLEITLRAETIEAWAEGLGAAIARRGRMLLVLDNLEQVAPAAAGLLARWLDQAEGLHVIATSRRPLHGRGEAVLELEPLPTGGERPELGDAYRLFVDRAARSRPDYRPKPQEVPTIARIVEALEGLPLAIELAAARMSILGTEQILERLSSRFALLRRPGSAAGPARQQTLAATIAWSWELLEPWERAALAQATVFRGGFTLEAAEAVLDLSAFPEAPLIIDVVQSLKEHSLLRTRTAHRLLQPRFQLYESVHEYARGHLAPEQAEQASERHARHYGALAPALAAVADRGEGLRALPRLRAELDNLLAAEEHLAGRDEAGRCRILLSMDPVLHRGVPAARWMALLSEAVEAARLADDPGLLARAHALRAQAIRFSGRFSDAVEEAFVARELARRAKDRETEGNALSLAGFLAGEQGEFELARARLDEALELLADEKDPAHLALAHGRLGIVEAKTGDLAKARPHWERSVELFERADHPTGRSNNLQNLALIIQHEEPELALKYYEDAVAIFVSLGDRRAEASSLNNVGTVHMDLGNLDEARRCYQRILSIVERHEAPGSEAICLANYVILEHLAGRLGLARQYADRALEVAARIGDAWLTGLVRAHLAAVEARQGKVRLAREAFERSRQELDATGTTFFDDSFEVLEGLLDVARAREAAGRGDGRATSEHLEAARAKLAAATTPDAEGRIPAEHESDLRLCSRLLAAALAEMD, from the coding sequence ATGAGCCTCCCCGAACGCATCGGCCGCTACACGGTGGTCCGCCCGCTGGCCAGCGGCGGCATGGCCGAGGTCTTCCTCGCCCGGCAGACGGGCCTGCGGGGGATGGTGAAGCACGTCGCGGTGAAGCGGATCCGCCCCGAGCTGACCACGCGCTCCGAGATCGTCGACGTCTTCCTCGACGAGATCCGCCTCACCGCCGACATGGCCCACCCGAACGTCGTCAGCCTCTACGACGCGGGGGAGGAGGACGGCACCTACTTCCTGGCGATGGAGCTGGTCGAGGGCGCCGATCTGCGCCGGCTCCTCTCCCGCGCCCTCCTCGAGCGCCGCGAGGACGACCCCGGCGGCCTGCCCCTGCCCTTCGTGCTGCGGGTGGCCTCGGAGGCCGCGCACGGCCTCCACTACGCTCACACCCGGGTCGGGCCCGGCGGCGAGCCCCTCGGGCTCGTCCACCGGGACGTCTCTCCGAGCAACCTGCTGGTGGGCTACAGCGGCCTGACCAAGGTCGTCGACTTCGGGGTGGCCCGCCTCCTCGACGCCACCGGCCGGGCGCAGCAGGCGCTGCGCCTGGGCAAGCTGGCCTACATGTCGCCGGAGCAGAGCGCCGGCGAGGCGCTCGAGCCCACCTCCGACCTCTTCTCCCTGGCGGTGGTGGTCTGGGAGCTCTGCACCGGCCAGGCTCTCTTCGCCCGGGACTCGGAGACCGAGATCATCGACGCGGTCACCTCCTGCCAGCTGCCGGCCGAGGGCTTCTCTCCCGGCCTCCCGCCCGCGCTCGAGGCGCTCCTGCGCCGCTGCCTGCAGCGCCGCCCCGAGCAGCGCCTGCAGAGCTGCGAGGCCTTCGCCGACGCCCTCGACGCGCTGGCCGCCAAGATCGGGGCCTGCACGGCCGCCGAGGCGGGCCGCCTCGTCGCGCGCCTCTGCCCCCGGGAGGAGCCGGCCGGGGAGGCGCTCCCCGCCCCGGCCCCGGCCCCCGACGCACCGGTGGAGCCCACCGCCCTCGACGTCTCGGATCGCACAGAGATCGAGCGCCCGCTGGGGAGCACCACCGCCCTGCGCCACAACCTGCCCTCGGTCTCCGCCGACTTCATCGGCCGCAACACGGATCTCGATCGGCTGGAGGCGGCCCTGGGGGGTCCCAGCGCCTGGGTGACCCTGGTGGGCCCGGGCGGGGTCGGCAAGACCCGGCTGGCCCTGCGCCACGCCGAGCTGCAGATCGGCGCCTACCAGGCCCCCGGCGCCGGGGTCTGGTTCTGCGACCTCACCGAGGCCCGGGACACCGAGAGCATCTGCCGGCTCCTCGCCACCACCCTCGAGATCACCCTGCGGGCCGAGACGATCGAGGCGTGGGCCGAGGGGCTCGGCGCGGCGATCGCCCGGCGCGGCCGGATGCTCCTGGTCCTCGACAACCTCGAGCAGGTCGCCCCGGCGGCGGCCGGGCTGCTGGCGCGCTGGCTGGACCAGGCCGAGGGGCTCCACGTCATCGCCACCTCGCGCCGGCCCCTCCACGGCCGGGGCGAGGCCGTGCTCGAGCTCGAGCCCTTGCCCACCGGTGGTGAGCGGCCCGAGCTCGGCGACGCCTACCGCCTCTTCGTGGACCGCGCGGCGCGCAGCCGCCCGGACTACCGGCCGAAGCCCCAGGAGGTGCCGACCATCGCCCGCATCGTCGAGGCCCTCGAGGGGCTGCCCCTGGCCATCGAGCTGGCCGCGGCGCGGATGAGCATCCTCGGCACCGAGCAGATCCTGGAGCGCCTCTCCTCGCGCTTCGCCCTCCTGCGCCGCCCGGGCAGCGCCGCCGGGCCCGCCCGGCAGCAGACCCTCGCCGCGACCATCGCCTGGTCCTGGGAGCTCCTCGAGCCCTGGGAGCGCGCCGCGCTCGCGCAGGCCACCGTCTTCCGCGGCGGCTTCACCCTCGAGGCCGCCGAGGCCGTCCTGGACCTCTCCGCCTTCCCCGAGGCGCCGCTGATCATCGACGTGGTGCAGAGCCTCAAGGAGCACTCCCTCCTGCGCACTCGCACCGCCCACCGGCTGCTCCAGCCCCGCTTCCAGCTCTACGAGAGCGTGCACGAGTACGCCCGCGGCCACCTCGCCCCCGAGCAGGCCGAGCAGGCCAGCGAGCGCCACGCCCGCCACTACGGCGCGCTGGCGCCGGCCCTGGCCGCGGTGGCGGACCGCGGCGAGGGCTTGCGGGCGCTGCCCCGGCTGCGCGCGGAGCTCGACAACCTCCTGGCAGCCGAGGAGCACCTCGCCGGGCGGGACGAGGCCGGCCGCTGCCGCATCCTCCTCTCGATGGATCCGGTGCTCCACCGCGGCGTCCCCGCCGCGCGCTGGATGGCGCTGCTCTCGGAGGCGGTGGAGGCCGCGCGCCTCGCGGACGACCCCGGCCTCCTGGCCCGGGCCCACGCCCTGCGGGCGCAGGCGATCCGCTTCTCCGGCCGCTTCAGCGACGCGGTGGAGGAGGCCTTCGTGGCGCGCGAGCTCGCTCGCCGGGCGAAGGATCGGGAGACGGAGGGCAACGCCCTCTCCCTGGCCGGCTTCCTGGCCGGCGAGCAGGGGGAGTTCGAGCTGGCCCGCGCCCGCCTGGACGAGGCCCTCGAGCTCCTGGCGGACGAGAAGGATCCGGCGCACCTGGCCCTGGCCCACGGCCGCCTGGGCATCGTCGAGGCCAAGACGGGGGATCTGGCGAAGGCCCGCCCCCACTGGGAGCGCTCGGTCGAGCTCTTCGAGCGGGCCGATCACCCCACCGGCCGCAGCAACAACCTCCAGAACCTGGCGCTGATCATCCAGCACGAGGAGCCCGAGCTGGCGCTGAAGTACTACGAGGACGCGGTCGCCATCTTCGTGAGCCTCGGGGATCGGCGGGCGGAGGCCTCCTCCCTCAACAACGTGGGCACGGTCCACATGGACCTGGGCAACCTCGACGAGGCGCGGCGCTGCTACCAGCGCATCCTCTCGATCGTCGAGCGGCACGAGGCGCCGGGGAGCGAGGCGATCTGCCTGGCCAACTACGTCATCCTCGAGCACCTCGCCGGCCGCCTCGGCCTCGCCCGGCAGTACGCCGACCGGGCCCTGGAGGTCGCGGCGAGGATCGGGGACGCCTGGCTCACCGGCCTGGTCCGCGCCCACCTCGCCGCGGTGGAGGCCCGCCAGGGCAAGGTCCGCCTGGCCCGGGAGGCCTTCGAGCGCTCGCGGCAGGAGCTGGACGCCACCGGCACCACCTTCTTCGATGACTCCTTCGAGGTCCTCGAGGGCCTCCTCGACGTGGCCCGGGCCCGGGAGGCCGCGGGGAGGGGCGACGGCCGGGCGACCTCCGAGCACCTCGAGGCCGCCCGGGCGAAGCTGGCCGCGGCGACCACCCCGGACGCCGAGGGTCGGATCCCGGCCGAGCACGAGTCGGATCTGCGGCTCTGCAGCCGGCTGCTCGCCGCCGCGCTGGCCGAGATGGACTGA
- a CDS encoding DUF302 domain-containing protein — MENMGIRRIFDEDYEAVLARVPGALSTEGFGVLTEIDVKATLKKKLDVDFRRYKILGACNPPFAHKVLSAELEIGLLLPCNVLVYETDEGKTVVSAIDPIAMMASAGDASPEIAAVAEEVRAKLVAAVDKI, encoded by the coding sequence ATGGAGAACATGGGAATCCGGCGGATCTTCGACGAGGACTACGAGGCCGTGCTGGCCCGCGTGCCCGGCGCGCTGTCCACCGAGGGCTTCGGCGTGCTCACCGAGATCGACGTGAAGGCGACGCTGAAGAAGAAGCTCGACGTCGACTTCCGCCGCTACAAGATCCTCGGCGCCTGCAACCCCCCCTTCGCCCACAAGGTGCTCTCCGCCGAGCTGGAGATCGGGCTGCTCCTGCCCTGCAACGTGCTGGTCTACGAGACCGACGAGGGCAAGACGGTGGTCTCGGCCATCGACCCGATCGCGATGATGGCCAGCGCCGGCGACGCCTCGCCCGAGATCGCCGCGGTGGCCGAAGAGGTCCGGGCGAAGCTCGTGGCCGCCGTCGACAAGATCTAG
- the kdsA gene encoding 3-deoxy-8-phosphooctulonate synthase yields MSGAIQLGPHPCGGGAPLVLIAGPCVVEEAGLTLRIAERLKAIAGARGVPLIFKASYDKANRTSSESFRGPGMEEGLEVLARVKASLGLPILTDVHLPEQAAQAAEVADVLQVPAFLSRQTDLIQAAAATGRAVNLKKGQFLAPEDMAHAIAKARAAGAKNVMVTERGTTFGYHDLVVDLRGLVTLRALGVPVCFDATHSVQRPAAQGHATGGDRTLAPVLARGAAAVGIDALFAEVHEDPDAALSDGPNSLTYALLERMLDEVLAVRAALREVQP; encoded by the coding sequence ATGAGCGGGGCCATCCAGCTCGGCCCCCACCCCTGCGGGGGCGGCGCCCCCCTGGTGCTCATCGCCGGCCCCTGCGTCGTCGAGGAGGCCGGGCTCACCCTGCGCATCGCCGAGCGCCTGAAGGCCATCGCCGGGGCGCGGGGCGTGCCGCTGATCTTCAAGGCGAGCTACGACAAGGCCAACCGCACCAGCTCCGAGAGCTTCCGGGGCCCCGGGATGGAGGAGGGCCTGGAGGTCCTCGCCCGGGTGAAGGCGTCCTTGGGGCTGCCGATCCTCACCGACGTCCACCTGCCGGAGCAGGCGGCGCAGGCGGCCGAGGTGGCGGACGTGCTGCAGGTGCCCGCCTTCCTCTCCCGCCAGACCGACCTGATCCAGGCCGCGGCCGCCACCGGCCGGGCCGTGAACCTCAAGAAGGGGCAGTTCCTGGCCCCCGAGGACATGGCCCACGCCATCGCCAAGGCCCGGGCCGCCGGCGCGAAGAACGTGATGGTCACCGAGCGGGGGACCACCTTCGGCTACCACGACCTGGTGGTCGATCTGCGCGGGCTGGTCACGCTGCGCGCGCTGGGGGTGCCGGTCTGCTTCGACGCCACCCACTCGGTGCAGCGCCCGGCCGCGCAGGGGCACGCCACCGGCGGCGACCGCACGCTGGCCCCGGTCCTGGCCCGCGGGGCGGCGGCGGTCGGCATCGACGCCCTCTTCGCCGAGGTCCACGAGGATCCCGACGCGGCCCTCTCCGATGGCCCCAACTCCCTGACCTACGCGCTCCTCGAGCGGATGCTCGACGAGGTGCTGGCCGTCCGCGCTGCGCTGCGCGAGGTGCAGCCGTGA